Proteins from a genomic interval of Oncorhynchus tshawytscha isolate Ot180627B unplaced genomic scaffold, Otsh_v2.0 Un_contig_6385_pilon_pilon, whole genome shotgun sequence:
- the LOC121843351 gene encoding LOW QUALITY PROTEIN: coiled-coil and C2 domain-containing protein 1A-like (The sequence of the model RefSeq protein was modified relative to this genomic sequence to represent the inferred CDS: inserted 1 base in 1 codon) translates to QGSLHESQSEPPPRGQGAARAKQMGLLLDLSPDGGMDGGGNEKELEAELLALMGGGGSQGKKGTGKAPVPMADIERMAALCMKDLDEDDDDGDDDLEDDDDLLAELNEVLEDDDDEEVQKPATTPSSNSTPRSTPSTPSGATGLEACLAERIDMYQTAISNANAEGETSKARRYDRGLKTLQSMMTSAKKGKPINEEEIPPPVSTGGKPAPASVQQPKPIKERGLPTPVLTPSPFTNQKPLRRLRLLPCLLSPASWSPLRNTLPLPRIHLLSPPSPPFNQTHGTQLKQCVLNRQREYKLAALHAKQGGESELARQHYYIAKKLDPVVEALDRGEPVDLSSLPPPPGDAVVERSAPPQSSSRPSPAAPPAAPPVADSALPAPGSVGEALQQRMDRYKAAAEGAKSKGDDRKARMHQRIVKQYQDAIRSHKAGRPVNLADLPVPPGCPPLQGSESSQQNFMAVLETAMKLANQDADAEDEDRTGELAKPAVGAPVQKGKAPTPPTPGSGGNTTQGSRLGLKAQQQLDFLLLRRQAFVRAALRSKQMKDMQGAAVHLRHAKGLDQMISATKGGLPVDITKVPSAPVSEEDYSLARSRSSPRSSEQYNSLMELLRQQHQKCLGYSQQFTHMGSVAETSRFEKLAEECMQNIEVLKMAHAKGQPVPKYHTEERTFNTVKMYPDLTANEMTLYIVKGINLPAPSGVSASDLDTSVRFEFPFPSMEEAQRDKTSTVKNSNSPEFKEKFNLNINRQHRGFKRVVQAKGIKFDIIHKGGLFKXDKVLGNAQLKLDSLENQCDIRQIIEVLDGRKATGGKLEVRVKIREPLGGAQLQITTEKWLVLDPVPITTPDREREQQGPSPRSKPKSDNGRNKQSNQSSHSPPQYKLHSFSLLHYDKERLERQIGDYRKSRRDPPSDLVQQHKEVTHRLQWQKAQLERGSPALLSEYENILQRFAQGLAESVKRFSSQGNRDAAKDALGRLKMVETELESLRGNAWSEKRRTEDWGVVWSPVMLLTQTHTANHLQHLPATPLLLSASSPLSLSASSPLSLSLSL, encoded by the exons CAAGGTTCTCTCCATGAGTCACAGTCGGAACCCCCGCCAAGGGGACAGGGGGCAGCGCGAGCCAAACAG ATGGGGCTGCTCCTGGATCTGTCtccggatggagggatggatggaggaggaaaTGAAAAAGAGCTGGAGGCGGAGCTACTGGCTCTGATGGGCGGGGGCGGGTCCCAGGGGAAGAAAGGGACAGGAAAAG CTCCAGTTCCCATGGCTGATATCGAGCGTATGGCGGCTCTGTGTATGAAGGAccttgatgaggatgatgatgatggggatgatgatctggaggatgatgatgatctGCTG GCTGAGCTGAATGAGGTtttggaggatgatgatgatgaagaggttCAGAAACCTGCCACCACTCCAAGCTCTAACTCCACCCCCCGCTCCACCCCCAGCACTCCTAGTGGTGCAACCGGGCTGGAGGCCTGCCTGGCTGAACGCATTGACATGTACCAGACAGCCATCTCCAATGCCAATGCAGAGGGGGAGACCAGCAAGGCTCGCAGATACGACCGCGGATTGAAG ACGTTGCAGTCCATGATGACGTCAGCCAAGAAAGGAAAACCGATCAACGAAGAGGAAATCCCGCCTCCTGTCTCCACAGGTGGAAAGCCTGCCCCAGCCTCCGTGCAGCAGCCTAAACCAATCAAAGAGCGGGGGCTGCCAACCCCAGTGCTGACGCCCTCCCCGTTCACCAATCAGAAGCCTCTGAGGAGGCTCCGCCTGTTGCCCTGCCTCCTAAGCCCCGCCTCCTGGTCCCCCCTCAGAAACACACTGCCGTTACCCCGGATACACCTGCTATCTCCCCCCTCACCCCCATTCAACCAGACGCACGGCACTCAG ttgAAGCAGTGTGTTCTAAACAGACAGAGGGAGTATAAGCTGGCAGCCCTCCACGCCAAGCAGGGAGGAGAGTCAGAGCTGGCCAGACAACACTACTACATCGCTAAG AAACTAGACCCAGTAGTAGAGGCGTTGGACAGAGGGGAACCAGTGGACCTCagctctctacctccccctccag gagatGCAGTGGTAGAGCGTTCAGCTCCTCCCCAGTCTTCCTCCAGGCCCTCCCCTGCAGCTCCCCCTGCAGCTCCCCCGGTGGCCGACTCCG ccctCCCAGCCCCAGGCAGTGTAGGGGAAGCGTTACAACAGAGGATGGACAGATACAAAGCTGCAGCAGAGGGGGCCAAGAGCAAAGGAGACGACCGCAAGGCACGCATGCACCAGCGCATcgtcaag CAATACCAGGATGCCATCAGGTCTCATAAGGCTGGACGCCCAGTCAACCTGGCTGATCTCCCTGTACCACCAG GCTGTCCTCCGCTGCAGGGCTCAGAGAGCAGCCAGCAGAACTTCATGGCCGTCCTGGAGACGGCCATGAAACTAGCCAATCAGGACGCAGACGCAGAGGACGAGGACAGAACAGGGGAATTGGCCAAG CCTGCAGTGGGAGCTCCAGTCCAGAAAGGCAAAGCCCCGACCCCTCCCACACCAGGTTCTGGAGGCAACACAACACAGGGCTCCAGACTGGGGCTTAAAG CCCAGCAGCAGTTGGACTTCCTGTTGCTGCGGCGACAGGCGTTCGTCCGCGCGGCGCTGCGTTCTAAACAGATGAAGGACATGCAGGGAGCGGCGGTCCATCTCCGACACGCTAAAGGACTGGACCAGATGATCAGCGCCACAAAGGGAGGCCTGCCTGTAGACATCACCAAG GTCCCCAGTGCTCCAGTCAGTGAGGAGGACTACTCTCTGGCTCGGTCTcgttcctctcctcgctcctcagAGCAATACAACAGCCTCATGGAGCTCCTCCGACAGCAGCACCAG AAATGTCTGGGTTACTCCCAGCAGTTCACTCACATGGGAAGTGTGGCCGAGACCTCCAG GTTTGAGAAGCTGGCAGAGGAGTGTATGCAGAACATTGAGGTGCTGAAGATGGCCCACGCCAAGGGCCAACCTGTCCCCAAATACCACACTGAGGAGAGGACCTTCAACACTGTCaa AATGTATCCTGACCTGACAGCCAATGAGATGACGCTGTACATCGTGAAGGGCATCAATCTACCTGCTCCCTCAG GAGTCTCTGCCAGTGATCTGGACACCAGTGTGCGCTTTGAGTTTCCTTTTCCTAGtatg GAGGAGGCCCAGAGGGATAAGACCAGTACAGTGAAGAACAGCAACAGTCCAGAGTTTAAAGAGAAGTTTAACCTGAACATCAACCGTCAACACAGAGGCTTCAAGAGGGTCGTCCAGGCCAAAGGCATCAAGTTTGACATCATCCACAAGGG gggtctgTTCA GGGACAAAGTGTTGGGGAACGCTCAGCTGAAGCTGGACTCACTGGAGAACCAATGTGACATCAGACAGATTATAGag GTGTTGGATGGTCGTAAGGCTACGGGGGGTAAGCTGGAGGTGAGGGTGAAGATTCGGGAGCCGCTGGGAGGAGCTCAGCTTCAGATCACCACAGAGAAATGGCTGGTCCTCGACCCTGTACCAATCACCAcccccgacagagagagagaacaacag GGCCCCTCTCCTCGCTCCAAACCAAAGAGTGACAATGGGAGGAACAAGCAGTCTAACCAGTCCAGCCACTCCCCTCCCCAGTATAAACTCCACAGTTTCAGTCTACTGCACTACGAtaaggagagactggagagacag ATTGGTGATTACAGGAAGAGTAGGCGGGATCCTCCGTCTGACCTGGTACAGCAACACAAGGAGGTCACACACAGGCTGCAGTGGCAGAAAGCCCAGCTAGAGAGAGGCTCCCCTGCTCTActgtcag agtaTGAGAATATTTTGCAGCGTTTTGCCCAGGGACTTGCTGAGTCAGTGAAGAGGTTTTCCAGCCAAGGCAACAGG GATGCTGCTAAGGACGCTCTGGGACGGCTGAAGATGGTGGAGACTGAG TTGGAATCTCTCAGAGGAAACGCCTGGTctgagaagaggaggacagaggactgGGGAGTTGTCTGGAGTCCTGTTATgttactcacacagacacacacagccaatcaCCTTCAACATCTTCCTGCCActcctctgctgctctctgcctcctcccccctctctctctctgcctcctcccccctctctctctctctctctctc
- the LOC112242119 gene encoding uncharacterized protein LOC112242119, with translation MEELNSKQQEAIDDRGVCLGGGTEGPPVEEDRSVEEPVKKRRRRMGMCGLGERERRGIGEQWQKERKSVTEGGREGEEMVLVRKAEEEKVEKEREEDIGQSGDSGGGCANLVAVEGTTAASSSDPSLLSFIPPSAPLGSTTEQRKEEEKEEGEKLDEEQLQSGGEASHADPSEVAYSGTEQVTGEGLRTGLEVDPLSEQPVVLVEEELDTEEVVEKNQEGDRGLWV, from the coding sequence ATGGAGGAGCTCAACAGTAAACAGCAGGAGGCTATAGATGACAGAGGTGTTTGTCTGGGTGGTGGGACGGAGGGGCCACCAGTGGAGGAGGACAGATCTGTGGAGGAACcagtgaagaagaggagaaggagaatggGGATGTgtggtctgggagagagagagaggagaggaataggggAGCAGTGGCAGAAGGAACGAAAGAGTGTgacggaaggagggagggagggagaagagatggtgCTGGTGAGGAAAGCGGAGGAGGAgaaagtggagaaagagagagaggaggacatcgGGCagagtggtgatagtggtggtggttgtgccAACCTGGTGGCTGTAGAGGGAACTACGGCAGCGTCATCCTCTGATCCGTCCCTCCTttcattcatccctccatctgcTCCTCTGGGGAGTACCACTGagcagaggaaggaagaggagaaggaagagggggagaagttAGATGAGGAGCAGCTTCAGTCAGGGGGAGAGGCCAGCCATGCAGACCCCAGCGAAGTGGCTTATTCTGGGACAGAGCAGGTCACAGGAGAGGGTCTCCGGACTGGTCTGGAGGTGGACCCACTGAGTGAGCAGCCTGTGGTGTTGGTGGAAGAAGAGCTAGACACAGAGGAGGTTGTGGAGAAGAAccaggagggggacagggggctGTGGGTCTAA